In the genome of Streptomyces racemochromogenes, one region contains:
- a CDS encoding T3SS effector HopA1 family protein, giving the protein MDAFPHLAELLSDVRVHPGIRGARVGDRDITADTAGRLRQKLITALYETFHVGHAFAEERPRTYRDPLFEELLGAATPHDTTMAAARLDGDGLVLVDGVRVRVPEPDVAGPRVRMPARRPGLSPGFFLVDGSRGHSSRRPLLRVYVHLRTPEEAVRTWGEVLRALERDGVPYRAKVTSSRRLFPRRDGLVVYLGEDAWHGASVVADAVPRPDAPRLTAPTSSFAQELAPGIAIAWEPEDTRPGMRGMSFGQHRAAAVADALLAHAAGSGRTLDDCLREQLTAANIDHEALYRNANSPRLPEVAHSTSRSRAIPERNGGQPS; this is encoded by the coding sequence ATGGACGCCTTCCCCCACCTCGCGGAACTCCTGTCGGACGTGCGCGTGCACCCCGGGATCCGCGGCGCCCGCGTCGGCGACCGCGACATCACCGCGGACACGGCCGGCCGGCTCCGCCAGAAGCTGATCACCGCGCTCTACGAGACGTTCCACGTGGGCCACGCCTTCGCCGAGGAGCGGCCCCGGACCTACCGGGACCCGCTGTTCGAGGAGCTGCTGGGCGCGGCCACGCCGCACGACACGACGATGGCCGCCGCCCGCCTCGACGGCGACGGCCTGGTGCTGGTCGACGGGGTGCGCGTACGCGTGCCCGAGCCGGACGTGGCGGGACCGCGGGTGCGGATGCCCGCCCGGCGCCCCGGCCTCTCACCGGGCTTCTTCCTCGTCGACGGCTCCCGCGGGCACTCGTCCCGGCGGCCGCTGCTGCGGGTGTACGTCCACCTGCGCACCCCGGAGGAGGCCGTCCGCACCTGGGGAGAGGTGCTGCGCGCGCTGGAGCGCGACGGGGTGCCCTACCGGGCCAAGGTGACCTCGTCCCGCCGGCTGTTCCCGCGCAGGGACGGGCTGGTGGTCTACCTGGGCGAGGACGCCTGGCACGGCGCCTCGGTCGTCGCGGACGCGGTACCGCGGCCCGACGCGCCCCGCCTGACGGCCCCCACCTCCTCCTTCGCCCAGGAACTGGCTCCCGGGATCGCCATCGCCTGGGAGCCCGAGGACACCCGGCCGGGCATGCGGGGGATGAGTTTCGGGCAGCACCGCGCCGCCGCCGTCGCGGACGCGCTGCTGGCGCACGCCGCCGGGTCCGGCCGCACCCTGGACGACTGCCTGCGGGAGCAGCTGACCGCCGCGAACATCGACCACGAGGCGTTGTACAGGAATGCGAATTCGCCCCGACTTCCCGAAGTCGCGCATTCGACTTCCCGAAGTCGCGCCATTCCGGAGCGGAATGGAGGGCAACCTTCCTAA
- the lxmK gene encoding class V lanthionine synthetase subunit LxmK, whose amino-acid sequence MTDDLATTPAVQALLERLGLGLLPPPKGDGPTGRNRNAAGRTTTGRAVFVKQLDARQPDAARRFRRQLAYEETATAHPGALASPRCLGWDADELLIVFEWLEGARSGSDLAADEEFDDELARRAGEMIGALHSLPPRALPARSAAAAEPDPILLPPLEFFDALPLAYHTQASGASLEAWGMLQRDTELAGALRRLRAEEAAAPTAPVHGDLRLDQFLLHGGRLRLCDWEEFRRADPARDVGAFVGEWLHRAVLDIPSKDAELSGPAPQLSHQDVVERGVAELNRLRTRNVAFWEGYRAATASAPAASAAHDPGLPVRATAFAGWHLIDRMFASAEQRPRLTALDRAAAGIGRSAVLHPEKFTTVLGLEA is encoded by the coding sequence ATGACCGACGATCTCGCCACCACACCCGCCGTGCAGGCCCTCCTGGAGCGGCTCGGGCTCGGCCTGCTGCCGCCCCCGAAGGGCGACGGACCCACCGGCCGCAACCGGAACGCGGCCGGCCGGACCACCACCGGCCGCGCCGTCTTCGTCAAGCAGCTGGACGCCCGGCAGCCCGACGCGGCCCGCCGCTTCCGCCGCCAACTCGCCTACGAGGAGACGGCCACGGCCCACCCCGGGGCCCTCGCCTCGCCGCGGTGCCTGGGCTGGGACGCCGACGAGCTGCTGATCGTCTTCGAGTGGCTCGAAGGCGCCCGCTCCGGCTCCGACCTGGCCGCCGACGAGGAGTTCGACGACGAACTCGCGCGCCGGGCCGGGGAGATGATCGGCGCCCTGCACTCCCTCCCGCCCCGGGCCCTGCCCGCCCGGAGTGCCGCGGCCGCGGAGCCGGACCCGATCCTGCTCCCCCCGCTGGAGTTCTTCGACGCGCTCCCGCTGGCCTACCACACCCAGGCCAGCGGGGCCTCGCTGGAGGCCTGGGGGATGCTGCAACGCGACACCGAACTCGCCGGCGCGCTGCGCCGGCTGCGCGCCGAGGAGGCGGCCGCGCCGACCGCCCCCGTCCACGGCGACCTGCGCCTCGACCAGTTCCTGCTGCACGGCGGGCGGCTGCGCCTGTGCGACTGGGAGGAGTTCCGCAGGGCCGATCCGGCCCGGGACGTCGGCGCGTTCGTCGGCGAATGGCTGCACCGCGCCGTCCTCGACATCCCGTCGAAGGACGCGGAGCTGAGCGGCCCCGCGCCGCAGCTCTCCCACCAGGACGTCGTCGAGCGCGGCGTGGCCGAACTGAACCGGCTGCGGACGCGCAACGTCGCCTTCTGGGAGGGCTACCGGGCGGCCACCGCGTCAGCCCCCGCCGCGTCCGCCGCCCACGACCCCGGCCTGCCCGTCCGGGCCACCGCCTTCGCCGGCTGGCACCTCATCGACCGGATGTTCGCCTCCGCCGAGCAGCGGCCGCGGCTCACCGCCCTCGACCGGGCGGCGGCCGGCATCGGACGCTCCGCCGTGCTGCACCCCGAGAAGTTCACCACCGTCCTCGGCCTGGAGGCTTGA
- a CDS encoding ABC transporter ATP-binding protein, with protein sequence MKATRKATRKAAPIRSLLRLTDVSRSYGDRSVLRAVTMELASARCTVLVGDNGSGKSTLLRLACGREQPTSGEVRFDGEPLHEDSPRTRARVATVMEAGSAYPDLTVREHLMLVAVGHGLGRRAGETVDRVLADHRLAGHAGSRPSALSSGQTQSLLLASAFVRPHDLLVLDEPEQRLDARARVELAQRLTAHKRRGAAILLATHDDGLAAAVADHVLTLEDGRATVAPVGGNR encoded by the coding sequence ATGAAGGCGACCCGGAAGGCGACGCGCAAGGCCGCTCCGATCAGGAGCCTGCTCCGGCTGACCGACGTCAGCCGCAGTTACGGGGACCGCAGCGTACTGCGCGCGGTCACCATGGAGCTGGCGTCGGCGCGGTGCACCGTACTGGTGGGGGACAACGGATCGGGGAAGTCCACCCTCCTGCGGCTGGCGTGCGGCCGCGAGCAGCCCACGTCGGGCGAAGTCCGCTTCGACGGCGAGCCCCTGCACGAGGACTCCCCCCGCACCCGCGCCCGGGTGGCCACCGTGATGGAGGCCGGCTCGGCCTATCCGGACCTGACGGTGCGCGAGCACCTGATGCTGGTCGCCGTCGGCCACGGACTCGGCCGCCGCGCGGGCGAGACGGTCGACCGGGTGCTGGCCGACCACCGGCTGGCCGGCCACGCCGGGTCCCGGCCCTCGGCGCTCTCGTCGGGGCAGACCCAGTCCCTGCTGCTGGCCTCCGCGTTCGTACGGCCGCACGACCTGCTGGTGCTGGACGAACCCGAGCAGCGGCTGGACGCCCGGGCCCGCGTGGAGCTGGCGCAACGGCTCACGGCCCACAAGCGGCGGGGGGCGGCGATCCTGCTCGCCACCCACGACGACGGGCTGGCGGCGGCCGTGGCCGACCACGTGCTCACGCTGGAGGACGGACGGGCCACCGTGGCCCCGGTCGGGGGGAACCGGTGA
- a CDS encoding class I SAM-dependent methyltransferase: protein MDSATTYDALADVYDLMYPPASPDISDAVAFIADLAPEGGRVLELGVGNGRIAIPLAERGLTVHGIDGSEQMLEKLAARDPEGKVTTTAADFTTGGTGEQFDVVFIALNTFFAPTTAEAQVQCMRRMREQLAPGGRVVIEAFEPRAFHQQEGEKTSTRYLSPTSVMVDSTHVMRDRQLILVIHTVVDGGVPRPTQEVIRYAWPTEIDLMARLAGLRLVERLGGWRGESFDANSHRHVSVYEAFEDPK, encoded by the coding sequence ATGGATTCCGCCACCACGTACGACGCCCTGGCCGATGTCTACGACCTGATGTACCCGCCCGCCTCGCCGGATATATCGGACGCCGTCGCCTTCATCGCCGACCTGGCCCCGGAGGGCGGCCGCGTCCTCGAACTCGGCGTGGGCAACGGCCGCATCGCCATCCCGCTCGCCGAGCGCGGCCTGACGGTGCACGGCATCGACGGCTCCGAGCAGATGCTGGAGAAGCTCGCGGCACGCGACCCCGAGGGGAAGGTCACCACCACGGCCGCCGACTTCACCACCGGCGGCACCGGCGAACAGTTCGACGTGGTGTTCATCGCCCTCAACACCTTCTTCGCCCCGACCACGGCCGAGGCCCAGGTCCAGTGCATGCGGCGGATGCGCGAGCAGCTGGCGCCCGGCGGCCGCGTGGTCATCGAGGCGTTCGAACCGCGCGCCTTCCACCAGCAGGAGGGCGAGAAGACCAGCACCCGCTACCTCTCCCCCACCTCCGTGATGGTCGACAGCACGCACGTCATGCGCGACCGGCAGCTGATCCTCGTCATCCACACCGTCGTCGACGGCGGGGTGCCGCGCCCCACCCAGGAGGTCATCCGCTACGCCTGGCCCACCGAGATCGACCTCATGGCGCGCCTCGCCGGCCTGCGGCTGGTGGAACGCCTCGGCGGCTGGCGGGGCGAGTCCTTCGACGCGAACAGCCACCGCCACGTCTCCGTGTACGAGGCCTTCGAAGACCCGAAGTAG
- a CDS encoding IS701 family transposase, whose product MISVFAEATFGSLRRTDQRRWAEVYLRGLLGTSGKKTVRRLAAAVSDRETAFQSLHQFVNASPWDWEPVRRELTRWAEEHTAPRAWVLDDVVLRKRGDHSCGVHRRYSPADGRSVNGQVGTGMFLAGDHGALPVDWSLYLPECWIADPARRRRVRIPDGIGHRSAEEQALGLVDALAAATRLPAVPVVADASSRPGAEAFVRGLARRGHDFVVAVPGHLPLARAATALSGPVRADQERPAYRAFATRGRAGRPAERTWITNMPHARTEELLALTRTLGLAREAVRYMESDLGLGDFEGRSFPGWHHHMTLVSAAYAYSRRAQADLPHHLAALPAAA is encoded by the coding sequence ATGATCTCAGTGTTCGCCGAGGCCACCTTCGGCAGCCTCCGCCGGACCGACCAGCGCCGATGGGCCGAGGTGTACCTGCGCGGGCTGCTCGGCACGTCCGGCAAGAAGACGGTGCGGCGGCTCGCCGCCGCCGTATCGGACCGGGAGACGGCCTTCCAGTCACTCCACCAGTTCGTCAACGCCAGCCCCTGGGACTGGGAACCGGTCCGCCGGGAGCTCACGCGCTGGGCGGAGGAGCACACCGCTCCCCGCGCCTGGGTGCTCGACGACGTGGTCCTGCGCAAGCGCGGCGACCACTCGTGCGGAGTGCACCGCCGCTACAGCCCGGCCGACGGACGTTCCGTCAACGGCCAGGTCGGCACCGGAATGTTCCTGGCCGGCGACCACGGGGCCCTGCCGGTCGACTGGTCGCTGTACCTGCCCGAGTGCTGGATCGCGGACCCCGCCCGCAGGCGCCGGGTCCGCATCCCCGACGGCATCGGCCACCGCTCCGCCGAGGAGCAGGCACTCGGCCTCGTGGACGCGCTGGCCGCGGCCACCCGGCTGCCCGCCGTCCCGGTCGTGGCCGACGCGTCCTCGCGCCCCGGCGCGGAGGCGTTCGTCCGCGGCCTCGCCCGCCGCGGCCACGACTTCGTGGTGGCGGTCCCCGGCCACCTGCCCCTCGCCCGCGCCGCGACGGCGCTGTCGGGGCCCGTGCGCGCGGACCAGGAGCGGCCCGCGTACCGCGCCTTCGCCACCCGCGGCCGCGCCGGCCGGCCCGCCGAGCGCACCTGGATCACCAACATGCCGCACGCCCGGACCGAGGAACTGCTCGCGCTGACCCGGACCCTGGGCCTGGCACGGGAGGCCGTGCGGTACATGGAGAGCGATCTCGGGCTCGGCGACTTCGAGGGCCGCTCGTTCCCCGGCTGGCACCACCACATGACGCTCGTCTCGGCCGCCTACGCGTACAGCAGGCGGGCCCAGGCGGACCTCCCGCACCACCTCGCCGCCCTTCCCGCGGCGGCGTAG
- a CDS encoding TetR family transcriptional regulator, which translates to MVKQERAVRTRNAAVRAAASEFYRAGYGGTSLKAISQVAGVSMGAVTFHFDSKAELAEAVAEEGCSAVRSALEDAAARRGGGKALDDLGSLLLELARLLRDDVTVRASAHLGRELPDVEDWTTLWHPAVAGLAQEAHDRGELHAPADPAGVTALVAHLLWGAEATLRGAYPDGQGAALDQLEAIWLLVLDGIGPG; encoded by the coding sequence ATGGTGAAGCAGGAGAGGGCGGTCCGGACGCGCAACGCCGCGGTGCGGGCGGCCGCCTCGGAGTTCTACCGCGCCGGATACGGCGGCACGTCGCTGAAGGCCATCAGTCAGGTCGCCGGCGTCTCCATGGGCGCCGTCACCTTCCACTTCGACAGCAAGGCCGAACTCGCCGAAGCCGTCGCGGAGGAGGGGTGCTCGGCGGTGCGGTCGGCGCTCGAAGACGCGGCCGCCCGCCGCGGCGGCGGGAAGGCCCTGGACGACCTCGGGAGCCTGCTGCTGGAGCTTGCCCGCCTGCTGCGGGACGACGTCACCGTGCGCGCGAGCGCCCACCTGGGCCGGGAACTGCCCGACGTCGAGGACTGGACCACCCTGTGGCACCCCGCGGTGGCGGGGCTGGCCCAGGAGGCCCACGACCGGGGCGAACTGCACGCCCCCGCCGACCCGGCGGGCGTGACGGCCCTGGTCGCGCACCTGCTCTGGGGCGCCGAGGCCACCCTGCGCGGCGCGTACCCGGACGGGCAGGGCGCCGCCCTGGACCAGCTGGAGGCCATCTGGCTCCTCGTCCTGGACGGCATAGGCCCCGGCTAG
- a CDS encoding NAD-dependent epimerase/dehydratase family protein, translating to MSPLRVVLTGATGFIGAAVLRELDRRPDVSVRAVGRRRPPGAGAAGGAEWVRADLARPGSVAGVCEGADVLVHLAGVVGADEALCEAVNVRGTAALMAEAVRAGTGRVVHLSTAAVYGPGPHRGAAVGELEPAPVSATSRTRLAGEAYALAAGAVVLRPGLVLGAGDRWVVPALAELVERVPGRWDGGRGLLSAVDVGDLARLLTALAVLPGDGGATAGRVFHAGHPVPVRSGELLAELAELGVLPRVRADLAWEECLRLLRAAPGAVSERQFALLARDHWYRSDEVWPLAACPPGPGPLARLAAAAPWYREAVGRPAAAA from the coding sequence GTGAGCCCGCTGCGGGTGGTGCTCACCGGCGCGACGGGCTTCATCGGGGCGGCGGTGCTCCGGGAGCTGGACCGCCGGCCGGACGTGTCCGTGCGGGCCGTCGGGCGGCGGCGGCCGCCGGGGGCGGGCGCGGCCGGAGGGGCCGAGTGGGTGCGGGCGGACCTCGCGCGGCCGGGGTCCGTGGCCGGGGTGTGCGAGGGCGCGGACGTACTGGTGCACCTGGCCGGGGTGGTGGGCGCGGACGAGGCGCTGTGCGAGGCGGTCAACGTCCGCGGCACGGCCGCCCTGATGGCCGAGGCCGTCCGGGCCGGGACCGGCCGGGTGGTCCACCTGTCCACGGCCGCGGTGTACGGGCCCGGGCCGCACCGGGGTGCCGCCGTCGGCGAGCTGGAGCCGGCTCCGGTGTCGGCCACCAGCCGGACCCGGCTGGCCGGGGAGGCGTACGCCCTGGCGGCGGGAGCCGTCGTCCTGCGGCCCGGCCTGGTGCTGGGCGCCGGGGACCGGTGGGTGGTCCCGGCCCTCGCCGAGCTCGTGGAGCGGGTGCCCGGGCGGTGGGACGGCGGCCGGGGCCTGCTCAGCGCGGTCGACGTCGGCGACCTGGCCCGGCTCCTCACCGCCCTCGCGGTCCTGCCGGGGGACGGCGGGGCGACGGCCGGGCGGGTGTTCCACGCCGGCCATCCCGTGCCCGTGCGCAGCGGCGAGCTGCTGGCGGAGCTCGCGGAGCTGGGGGTGCTGCCGCGGGTGCGCGCCGACCTGGCGTGGGAGGAGTGCCTGCGCCTGCTGCGGGCCGCGCCGGGGGCCGTGAGCGAGCGGCAGTTCGCCCTGCTGGCGCGGGACCACTGGTACCGCAGCGACGAGGTGTGGCCCCTGGCCGCCTGCCCCCCGGGCCCGGGCCCCCTGGCCCGGCTGGCAGCGGCGGCGCCCTGGTACCGCGAAGCCGTGGGGCGGCCCGCGGCGGCGGCCTAG
- a CDS encoding ScbR family autoregulator-binding transcription factor yields MAGLKQDRALRTREAILRAAAETFDELGFHGASISMIMGRAGVTQGGMYFHFASKVELARAVMLAQGDYVQLPPGEDGLQRLIDITFHVGRELQENVLFRAGVRLAVEQGEFGLQDDTAYQQWVEQFHALLVVARERGELLAGVDEREFAQVLVGAYSGTQLFSQIATGRVDLLERVAALWKYFLPCIATPQTLAQLRATPR; encoded by the coding sequence ATGGCGGGGTTGAAGCAGGACCGTGCGTTGAGGACGCGGGAGGCGATCCTGCGCGCCGCGGCCGAGACGTTCGACGAACTCGGCTTCCACGGCGCGAGCATCAGCATGATCATGGGGCGGGCCGGGGTCACCCAGGGCGGCATGTACTTCCACTTCGCCTCGAAGGTGGAGCTCGCCCGGGCCGTCATGCTCGCCCAGGGGGACTACGTACAGCTCCCGCCGGGCGAGGACGGCCTCCAGCGGCTGATCGACATCACCTTCCACGTGGGCCGGGAGCTCCAGGAGAACGTCCTGTTCCGGGCCGGCGTGCGGCTCGCCGTCGAGCAGGGCGAGTTCGGGCTCCAGGACGACACGGCCTACCAGCAGTGGGTGGAGCAGTTCCACGCCCTGCTCGTCGTGGCGCGGGAGCGGGGCGAGCTGCTGGCGGGGGTGGACGAGCGGGAGTTCGCGCAGGTCCTGGTCGGCGCGTACAGCGGCACGCAGCTGTTCTCGCAGATCGCGACGGGGCGCGTGGACCTGCTGGAACGGGTCGCCGCGCTGTGGAAGTACTTCCTGCCGTGCATCGCCACGCCGCAGACGCTGGCCCAGCTGCGCGCCACCCCCCGGTGA
- a CDS encoding ScbA/BarX family gamma-butyrolactone biosynthesis protein, which produces MLVTAHGPISAGAPALTTTVPREYVHRAAHCEVFLTGWRRTGTHDFTITAQWPRSHSFYTATAGLHDPLMLCETVRQTFPLLLHTAYGTPLGHQLSWSRFGYALNPHALHVGWTPAELELRVTCSEFSLRRGIPAAVSLDIAVFRDGVQIAVADTRFGCIAPAVYRRVRAERSDVRRVFAAVPGPVAPLAPALVGRDNVRDVVLGREEGPGRWPLRVDTAHPVLFDHPVDHVPGMVLLEAARQAAHAVHPSAQPVLPTSMDVTFHRYVEFDSPCLIEARPATSPGSSPGTLLVDAVQEGEAAFTAEVTVAPAP; this is translated from the coding sequence ATGCTCGTCACCGCCCATGGGCCGATATCCGCCGGAGCGCCGGCGCTGACCACCACGGTGCCCAGGGAATACGTCCACCGCGCCGCCCACTGCGAGGTCTTCCTCACGGGCTGGCGGCGCACCGGTACCCACGACTTCACCATCACCGCCCAGTGGCCGCGCAGCCACAGCTTCTACACCGCCACGGCGGGGCTGCACGATCCGCTGATGCTCTGCGAGACCGTGCGCCAGACCTTTCCGCTGCTGCTGCACACCGCGTACGGGACCCCGCTCGGCCACCAGCTGAGCTGGTCGCGGTTCGGCTACGCCCTCAACCCGCACGCGCTGCACGTCGGCTGGACGCCCGCCGAACTGGAACTGCGCGTCACCTGCTCGGAGTTCAGCCTCCGCAGGGGCATCCCCGCCGCGGTCTCCCTCGACATCGCCGTCTTCCGCGACGGCGTCCAGATCGCCGTCGCCGACACCCGTTTCGGCTGCATCGCCCCCGCCGTCTACCGGCGGGTGCGCGCCGAACGCTCGGACGTCCGGCGGGTGTTCGCCGCCGTGCCCGGCCCGGTCGCACCCCTCGCCCCGGCGCTGGTGGGCCGCGACAACGTACGCGACGTCGTGCTCGGCCGCGAGGAGGGCCCGGGCCGCTGGCCCCTGCGGGTGGACACCGCCCACCCCGTCCTCTTCGACCACCCCGTGGACCACGTCCCCGGCATGGTCCTGCTGGAAGCCGCCCGCCAGGCCGCCCACGCCGTGCACCCCTCGGCGCAGCCGGTGCTGCCGACGTCGATGGACGTCACCTTCCACCGCTACGTCGAGTTCGACTCGCCCTGCCTGATCGAGGCCCGGCCCGCCACGTCCCCCGGATCGTCCCCGGGGACCCTGCTGGTCGACGCCGTCCAGGAGGGGGAGGCCGCCTTCACGGCCGAGGTCACCGTCGCGCCCGCCCCCTGA
- a CDS encoding serine hydrolase domain-containing protein has translation MTRRRWRGAAVGAAAVGLVVVPVGVGAGYTWEAPVPAAPVAVGAPASDEFPRLTPAVAARLDEAVRKVLEETGVPGVVVALSAPGKGEYVRAFGTADKSTGAPMRADVNQRIGSVTKTFTVTALLQLVDGGRAGLDDPVGKYVAGVPNGDRITLRELAGMRSGLYNYSEDEGFFKALTADPRRPFTPQELLSYSFRHPVLFEPGAEFDYCNTNTILLGLVVEKLSGIPLNRYVEERVAGPAGLHHTLFPTDARFPEPHAQGYTDQTASGKTEEATDWNPSWGWAAGAMISDLPDLRSWAKTLATGTLLTPATQAQRLKVVEALPGAGYGLGVFDVQGWIGHNGSLPGYQDLVVYLPQSRATLVVMLNTDVAHEGNEPSTLFGEAITRTVTPRHVLSLPAQPVTGH, from the coding sequence ATGACGAGACGGCGGTGGCGCGGCGCGGCGGTGGGGGCGGCCGCGGTCGGTCTGGTGGTGGTCCCCGTCGGCGTCGGGGCCGGCTACACCTGGGAGGCCCCGGTGCCCGCGGCGCCCGTGGCCGTCGGCGCTCCCGCGTCCGACGAGTTCCCGCGGCTCACGCCCGCCGTGGCGGCCCGGCTGGACGAGGCCGTCCGGAAGGTGCTCGAGGAGACCGGGGTCCCGGGCGTGGTCGTCGCCCTCTCCGCCCCCGGCAAGGGGGAGTACGTACGGGCCTTCGGGACCGCCGACAAGTCGACCGGGGCGCCGATGCGCGCCGACGTGAACCAGCGGATCGGCAGCGTGACGAAGACCTTCACCGTCACCGCCCTGCTCCAGCTGGTCGACGGGGGAAGGGCCGGGCTGGACGACCCCGTGGGGAAGTACGTCGCGGGCGTGCCGAACGGCGACCGGATCACCCTGCGCGAACTGGCCGGGATGCGCAGCGGGCTCTACAACTACTCCGAGGACGAGGGGTTCTTCAAGGCCCTCACGGCCGATCCCCGGCGCCCCTTCACCCCGCAGGAGCTGCTGTCGTACTCCTTCCGGCATCCGGTGCTGTTCGAGCCGGGCGCGGAGTTCGACTACTGCAACACCAACACGATCCTGCTGGGGCTGGTGGTGGAGAAGCTGAGCGGGATCCCCCTGAACCGGTACGTCGAGGAGCGGGTGGCCGGGCCCGCCGGGCTGCACCACACCCTCTTCCCCACGGACGCGCGGTTCCCGGAGCCGCACGCGCAGGGCTACACCGACCAGACCGCCTCGGGGAAGACCGAGGAAGCCACCGACTGGAACCCCTCCTGGGGCTGGGCGGCCGGAGCGATGATCTCGGACCTGCCCGACCTGCGGAGCTGGGCGAAGACCCTGGCCACCGGCACCCTGCTGACCCCCGCCACCCAGGCGCAGCGGCTGAAGGTGGTCGAGGCGCTGCCCGGCGCCGGCTACGGCCTGGGCGTCTTCGACGTCCAGGGCTGGATCGGGCACAACGGATCACTGCCGGGCTACCAGGACCTGGTGGTCTACCTCCCGCAGTCGCGGGCGACGCTGGTGGTCATGCTGAACACGGACGTCGCCCACGAGGGCAACGAGCCCAGCACGCTGTTCGGCGAGGCGATCACCAGGACCGTCACTCCGCGGCACGTCTTGTCCCTGCCGGCCCAGCCCGTCACCGGGCACTGA
- a CDS encoding GNAT family N-acetyltransferase, with protein MFGKAETQGGDGAGGTVTDEGSGVVLRVAGEADLDTAAELFRGYLDFYEVGVEDAGAPREFLAERIARGESLVLLADAPGIPGTVGFAQVYQAFSSLTLRTAWILNDLYVAPAGRRTGAGRALLREVLRRAREAGVAGVQLETAYDNLVAQGLYESEGFVREEFHVYFHDLG; from the coding sequence ATGTTCGGCAAGGCGGAAACCCAGGGCGGCGACGGCGCGGGAGGCACGGTCACGGACGAGGGCTCCGGGGTCGTGCTCCGGGTGGCGGGGGAGGCGGACCTGGACACGGCCGCGGAACTCTTCCGCGGCTACCTCGACTTCTACGAGGTGGGCGTCGAGGACGCCGGCGCCCCGCGGGAGTTCCTCGCGGAGCGCATCGCCAGGGGGGAGTCGCTGGTCCTGCTCGCCGACGCGCCGGGGATCCCCGGCACCGTCGGGTTCGCGCAGGTCTACCAGGCCTTCTCCTCGCTCACCCTGCGCACGGCGTGGATCCTCAACGACCTGTACGTGGCCCCGGCCGGCCGCCGTACCGGTGCGGGCCGGGCGCTGCTGCGCGAGGTGCTGCGCCGGGCGCGGGAGGCCGGGGTGGCGGGGGTGCAGCTGGAGACCGCGTACGACAACCTCGTCGCGCAGGGGCTGTACGAGTCCGAGGGTTTCGTGCGCGAGGAGTTCCACGTGTACTTCCACGACCTCGGCTGA
- a CDS encoding SigE family RNA polymerase sigma factor gives MRQGRRDGFREFAAGRSGHLYRSACLLASGDTHLAEDLVQETLGRMYLLWGRISRIENPAAYAQTVLVRVFLTHQRRRSAGERPFGEFPGADGPRGGAQPVAGGTDPALRLTLLEALGRLAPKDRAVLVLRYWEDRSVEETAEAMKVTSAAVRTRTSRALSRLRGQLGGSLAEFAGH, from the coding sequence ATGCGGCAGGGTCGCAGAGACGGGTTCCGCGAGTTCGCGGCGGGCCGGTCGGGTCATCTGTACCGGTCGGCCTGTCTGCTGGCCAGCGGGGACACCCACCTCGCCGAGGACCTCGTACAGGAGACCTTGGGGCGGATGTACCTGCTGTGGGGCCGGATCTCGCGCATCGAGAATCCGGCCGCGTACGCGCAGACGGTGCTGGTCCGGGTCTTCCTGACGCACCAGCGCCGCCGCTCGGCGGGGGAGCGCCCGTTCGGGGAGTTCCCCGGCGCCGACGGGCCGCGGGGCGGCGCGCAGCCGGTGGCGGGCGGTACGGATCCGGCGCTGCGGCTGACGCTGCTGGAGGCGCTGGGGCGGCTGGCGCCCAAGGACCGGGCGGTGCTGGTGCTGCGGTACTGGGAGGACCGAAGCGTCGAGGAGACCGCCGAGGCGATGAAGGTCACCTCGGCGGCCGTACGGACCCGGACCTCCCGGGCGCTGTCCCGGCTGCGGGGGCAGCTGGGCGGCAGCCTCGCCGAGTTCGCGGGCCACTGA